The Nicotiana tabacum cultivar K326 unplaced genomic scaffold, ASM71507v2 Un00271, whole genome shotgun sequence genome includes a region encoding these proteins:
- the LOC142179058 gene encoding uncharacterized protein LOC142179058 translates to MGDKTPQSSSSNSSSPIVPVNQSNIVQASKLISFNPLSQLSLKFLGSSNYSTSKSQVTTLLFGYDLLRFVDGSSTPTHTHIPDESNKEVSNNAFCLWLRQDSLARNAIMASVDPTIAHLIAHASTANHAWNILQTTYGNKSHSLIFILRDTPANLKKDSCSIGAYMKEIKLIVDDLASSGSPLSDEEIVIKVLSDLGSDYKELSAAIRARDNHISFEELYNKLLTYEMFIKHSEPKSVAPIITAQFHQKSHNSNSKNKNPTTFNRRDTSQANSNPNHNNTSQYPTSFNHSYTNCNNQQRIQCQLCDKYGHIAKIVDSRASHHITNNSQSLWASTEFPSMDEIIVGDESPPLHFNSKADTDTSFPLPTLSHLEQLDAQVTPEITSTPTIAGDMPPEIFVSLSSSSHVSSTPNSHTVMSSPSQSSLSQPQPRLQSFNHHITRAHNNIFKPKVIVDYLVVSSPKQLPLTPTTFSQAKRYLEWQVSMHDELTALLKNNTWSLVPSSSSHNIVGCKWVYHVKYKPDGPIDRFKASLVAKGFYQHPGVDYHHTFSLVIKHATIRLILTLVVSFKWHLHQLDVNNAFLQGTLNEVVYMRQPPGFVILDFPQHVCKLHKSIYGLRQVPRAWYNELKTFLLFCGFLREKSDDSLFIKCSPNSLLFVMIYVDDIVVTGSNSAQVQTTIQLLGDRFSIKDLGPLLFLRVEVLRNAHSLILTQSGFIADHLEKFSMLHSNSVGMPMSGSVALSLNDNSKRVDAKLYRQVVGSL, encoded by the exons ATGGGTGACAAAACACCACAATCTTCATCATCAAACTCTTCCTCACCCATCGTTCCAGTCAACCAGAGCAACATTGTTCAAGCCTCTAAACTCATCTCTTTCAATCCTCTCAGCCAGCTCTCCTTGAAATTTTTAGGGAGTTCGAACTACTCCACTTCGAAATCTCAAGTCACCACACTTCTTTTTGGCTATGATCTTCTTAGATTTGTTGATGGTTCATCCACTCCTACACACACTCATATTCCAGATGAATCTAACAAAGAAGTTTCCAACAACGCCTTTTGCCTTTGGCTAAGGCAAGACAGTCTGGCTCGCAATGCCATCATGGCATCAGTTGATCCCACAATAGCACATCTGATAGCTCACGCATCCACTGCCAACCATGCTTGGAATATACTTCAAACCACCTATGGTAATAAATCTCATTCACTCATATTCATCTTACGTGATACTCCTGCCAACCTAAAAAAGGACTCATGTTCAATTGGTGCATAcatgaaagaaatcaaattaattgttgaTGATCTCGCCTCTAGTGGTTCCCCATTGTCGGATGAAGAAATTGTCATCAAAGTTCTAAGTGATCTAGGTTCTGACTACAAGGAACTCTCTGCTGCTATTAGGGCTAGAGATAACCATATTTCCTTTGAAGAACTTTACAATAAACTGCTGACATATGAAATGTTCATAAAACATTCAGAACCAAAGAGTGTCGCACCAATCATCACTGCCCAATTTCACCAAAAGTCCCATAACTCTAATTCCAAGAACAAAAACCCTACTACTTTCAATCGTAGGGACACTTCACAAGCTAACTCCAACCCCAACCATAACAACACCTCTCAATATCCTACATCTTTCAATCATTCTTACACTAATTGCAATAACCAACAACGTATACAATGTCAGTTATGTGATAAATATGGTCATATAGCCAAA ATAGTTGATTCTAGAGCTTCTCATCACATTACCAATAATTCTCAATCTCTATGGGCCTCTACTGAATTCCCAAGCATGGATGAAATCATTGTTGGAGATG AAAGCCCTCCTTTACATTTCAACTCGAAAGCTGACACTGATACATCTTTCCCACTTCCTACACTTTCACACCTTGAACAACTTGATGCTCAGGTCACTCCAGAGATCACCTCAACTCCTACCATTGCTGGTGACATGCCACCAGAGATATTTGTAAGTTTATCTTCTTCTTCACATGTATCTTCTACACCTAACTCACATACTGTTATGTCTTCTCCATCTCAATCATCATTGTCTCAACCACAGCCTAGGTTGCAATCTTTCAATCATCACATCACTAGAGCACATAACAACATTTTCAAACCTAAGGTCATTGTTGACTACCTTGTTGTATCCTCACCAAAGCAGCTACCTCTTACTCCTACCACATTTTCTCAAGCCAAGAGATACCTTGAGTGGCAGGTTTCTATGCATGATGAATTGACAGCTCTTCTTAAAAATAATACATGGTCTTTGGTTCCTAGCTCATCCTCACATAACATTGTTGGCTGCAAGTGGGTTTATCATGTAAAATATAAACCCGATGGACCAATTGATCGATTCAAAGCTAGTTTAGTAGCCAAGGGTTTTTATCAACATCCTGGGGTCGACTATCATCACACTTTCAGCCTTGTAATAAAACACGCTACTATTAGGCTTATTCTCACTCTAGTAGTGTCGTTCAAGTGGCATTTACATCAACTAGACGTAAACAATGCCTTCTTGCAAGGAACTCTCAATGAGGTTGTCTATATGCGGCAACCACCAGGTTTTGTCATCCTCGACTTTCCACAACATGTCTGCAAGCTGCACAAATCCATTTATGGCCTTCGTCAAGTTCCTAGAGCTTGGTATAATGAGCTCAAAACCTTTCTTCTTTTCTGTGGGTTCCTTAGAGAAAAATCAGACGATTCTCTATTTATAAAATGCTCTCCAAACTCGCTTCTATTTGTCATgatctatgttgatgatattgtggTCACTGGTTCCAATTCTGCTCAAGTCCAAACCACCATTCAACTCCTAGGTGATAGGTTCTCCATTAAAGACCTTGGTCCCTTGCTCTTTCTTAGAGTCGAAGTTCTACGAAATGCACATAGTTTAATTCTCACTCAAAGTGGCTTTATTGCTGATCACCTAGAAAAGTTTAGCATGCTACACTCCAACAGTGTTGGCATGCCGATGTCAGGTAGTGTAGCACTCTCACTAAATGATAATTCCAAACGTGTTGATGCCAAACTATATAGGCAAGTTGTTGGTTCCCTATAA